The Cynocephalus volans isolate mCynVol1 chromosome 5, mCynVol1.pri, whole genome shotgun sequence genomic sequence GTAACTACTTTTATGGAGCTGTGAAGATTAACTGAGGTAATAAGTGTAAAATGTTTAGCTTATTGTTTAGCAGAGGAAGCTTAGTAAATGTTACTAACTATGAATTTTCTGGTGACTtctgtgttcaataaatatccatcttaaattaaataacttaattaattaagttacattattaaatatatggattatactttcatttttatttttacatcataGGTGGTTTTTTCTCtaactgattttttgtttgtttgttttaggtcACTTTTCACATAGAGCCATATAGCAATCGAGATGATCaaaacatgtacaaaaatgtCAAGTATATTATAGACAAGTGAGTTTCTTCAGTGTTTATAATAACTTTTATATGATCCCATTGGATTGATAATTATTCTTATGAGTACAATGAAATTATATTGGAGACacttaaatgttttataatatgaCATTTGTAATGAAATTAAGCTGTTTTTGTAAGGAATGTCACAATCATTTTGAGGAACGTTTCTGAAGTTCCTTATAATTTACTCTGTGTGAATAAagattgctatttttatttataatttctgttatattgatattttaaattgatatttttttaGAAGTCTTATGAAtacagaggtttttaaaaaaaaataaggttcagATTTTGAAATGTGAACTGATTTTTAGCAATGGACACACatctaatattttcatttatatctaATATGACTACAAGGAAAGAATTTattaacacaattttattttatttaaggatTTTACTGAAAATAGTCTATGACTGATACCATACTCTTACAAAGAAACTGGTCAGTAACAGTGGACATTTATTAGTGATATAAAAAATGCAGTTTATGTATTCATGTAGAAAATAATGGGCTTTTTATGGCATTAGTCATCATTTGTAAACTTCAGTATGAGATCACTAATCTCTTGTTTGGTAGTATCTTCATGTATCTAGTGTCTCGTTTTCTAAtgtatgaaattaaaaatgcatttttaattattacaCTTACATAACTGATTCTCCAAAGAAGGTGAATAATGTGCTTAAACTGCACTGATTACCTTCATTTTCAATACATCAATAGATTTTGTCTATGGTAAATGAATTGTGACTATTCATTTAACTTTTACATATGTTTGTATTTTAGATATGGAAATCATCCTGCCTTTTACAGGTACAAGACAAGCACTGGCAatgctcttcctttgttttatgtCTATGATTCCTATATTACAAAGCCTGAAAAATGGGCCAATCTGTTAACCACCTCAGGGTCTCAGAGTGTTCGCAATTCTCCTTATGATGGATTGTTTATTGCACTTCTAGTAGAAGAAAAGCATAAACATGATATtcttcaaagtggttttgatggAATTTACACATATTTTGCTACAAATGGCTTTACTTATGGCTCATCACATCAGAATTGGGCTAGTCTAAAATTCTTTTGTGATAAACACAACCTAATATTTATCCCAAGTGTGGGCCCAGGATACATAGATACTAGCATCCGTCCATGGAACACTCAAAACACTCGGAACCGAATCAATGGGAAGTATTATGAAACTGCTCTGAATGCTGCACTTCAGACCCACCCTAATTTAATTTCTATCACCTCTTTTAATGAGTGGCATGAAGGAACTCAGATAGAAAAAGCTGTTCCCAAAAGAACCAGTAATACAGTATACTTGGATTATCGGCCTCATAAACCAGGTGTTTATCTAGAGTTAACTCGCAAGTGGTCTGAAAAATACAGTAAGGAAAGAGTAACTTATGCATTTGATCACCAGCTGCCTGTTTCTTAATGTACTTTAaacttaaagtttaaaaattattgaaatacctaattttaataaatgtcttttcttttgagTTATGGAAAGAAAACTGTCAAAATCAGAATGTACTGTTACTGttatctttaataaaaataatttgtactgCTTTAAACGTAATGTTACCATTGCCATCCTTCACAATACTGTACTGAGAAAATATCTGAgggaaaaattgtgaaaataacaTTCCTTGAGCATAATTTGCTGCATGCATTTCTGACTGAAACTGAATTTCTGACTTGatgataatttaattttcatttcacagTGGATTAAAGCTTGTGTTGCATAAAGCAGTTAGCACACATTCAAATCCTACTTGCATCCTGGGCCCAAAGAAATAGGAGGATGTGTATATTTGGCATATCTATTGAAGAAAAAGACCTAAAAGGGGACatgttatatttctaatttttttcagtgaTTCAGTCAACTTTATTGTGTTAGTATTTAGACTCTGGATAACTGTCCAGTAATgatgaaattcttaataataataagatgACTGTACCTATCAATTttactgtaaacctaaaactgcttcaaataacagtcttttttttttttttaaattatgtacctTAAGCCTTACTGTGAACCATATTGTGTTAGGAAGCACAATATGTATTGTCATTTGCAGGTTGATTATCTGTAGCATGCTAGGTGTTTTGCATGTTTAGTGTTTCTGCTTCACTATGCTGAATTACTGATTTTAGAACCTATGGAGAGTACTTTAATAAAAGTTAATTGCTTCCCAATTATTAGGAAAACATTTGTTTCACTATTATTATGAAGATATAATGCCCgaaatattattttttaggaCACCTTCTCAATCTTTAACTTGTTATTATTCTACCATATGTATCTTCAAATTTAATGTAATCAGAGACCAACTGTtagctgagaaagaaaaaagttaataatatccctggattatcttttaatatttttagttatttttaccaaaagtaatacagaaaatttaCTTATCATTTCAGATTTTAGAGACATGGAAATGAAAATTCTTTTATATCTAAAGAACATCCTGAAGTTTGGCTTTTGATTAAGTTTAACAGTTTataataatgatgacaataatgTTGTCACTTAAAAGACAATACTTTAAATTCTTGTATATAATAATAtccccatttaaaaatgttattcttttatGGTGCCTATCAGGTTAAAATACTTGTGATTAATAACTGTTTGTGATATTGTGACAAATTGATCACTTGTATGCTAAAACTAAATCTCTTAAAAATCTGATATATATGCTATTgcataaatgttatttcttagaTATTTAATTCTCTTAAGAGAAGTAAATTTTCAGAGTATAAAgacattcagaaaaataaattagcacTGAAATTTATCATAAAACAGCCCATCAGATGGTAAAATTTAAACAATGGTTTTGAAGTTAAATATCAAGTTTTTGTGAAGAGGCACCATTAATGTTAAACTTATTTATAACTTAAGAATTTTCCAATTCTCAGAGAATGATCAGGCCATAGGAAATTAGTACAATAGTAATTATTTTCTAGGGGAAATTACAAGTATAAATCACTATATTACTGTTTTGATATAACCAAGCACCTTCATAGGCACAATCATACAAATATAAcctgtggatttttttcttatgtacaGTTAGccactatgttttattttagagataaattataaatatacttaataataatcttttagtaatatattttattaaagttttctttGAGAACTATCTATTGTAAAGGAGTTTTTGTCATTACTTATATTGTATATTTGTGCTCACTGTgacagaaaatgaattttatgaaatAGTTCTGAGATTAAGGGAAAGTCTATAAAAACAAGTCAGCAAATCCTCAACACAGCTACCACCACTTTCTATCTTGTTCCTGTTGCAGACATAGATAATCCATTTCTGCATACTTTACCTCTGAGCTTTGTTGTGATTCTTCAACATATTACCCCAGCCAGCCGTAGCAGTCAGATTTGAAAGTAAGACAGATTCTGTCTTCATTGTACAAAGTTATTCTCCAAAGAAGAATGTTTGGAATCTGATCTCATTATGGCTAACTAGTTTATAATTATATGAATATCTGctattttcctcatttaaaaaaataattattaggaATTACCTCTAATAATTTTGTGAATTCTGAAGGAGGAATGCTTCCAAAATCATCCTCTGGTATTCATTACAGCTGCTTTTACCATTTGACTTGTAACAGTATAGATTGCATGATCATAAGTATGTAAGAGTAAAGAACTgacttcttaattttaaaaaactatgaattcaataaacaaaaataacttaaaacaaaaagTGATATAATATATGCAGTCATGAATCACAATGGATTCTTTTatgctattcatttttttatggtttaATTAGTCTAATTGTTTTGACTGTATAGAaaccaaatattttattgctCCCTTTTGGACTAATATTGTCAAAAACTGCTgttattaatgtttattaatattaatgttgtatattaatatttttctgttttaagacTAACTTAAGAAACAACTATTTTGTTATAAAGTAGTTAACTTTCATCTAATAAAAGCATACATGAAATACATTTTATCttaaagagaaatgaatattttaatatctatgaaatattttaatttttgattaacAGATAAAAAGTAGTATTCAGTcagcattctttatatattttctctattaAGATATGCAGCAATTAAAATAGATAACTTTAGCAGTACACACTCTTTAAATCTTTGAATTTATTATAGgtgagtatacacacacacagtttttaaaaatttgggaaatgtttttccattgttttcttctttgggtaTAATCAAATATTAGCTCTGACATCTATTAAGAAATTGTCTTCTAAAACAGCAAGAAACAAGCTACTAGAGAACCTACCAGGTTCATAAAAATGTGCTTTTTCAAAATGATCATAGTTATTCATAAATGTGATGAATTCTCCTAAACTCTGTAGTGCCTACAGAAACAGTCCTTAAAAATATACCTCTAAATTTTGAATTAATGATCAAGCACTCTCATGTCCTGTAATGTagaaaagcaatatttatttacaatcagcaaaatttcagttatttttataagtatttgcaatttcaaaataaaaaattgaccTAGCCACAGAAAAGAGCTTTATGGCtcacagcatttattttttttaaaatgtacttcaaattaaattttatgcTACTTTGTTGTATATCCACAAAAAGGCTAAATATTATTATGGGCTTAATGTAAGATTATTATCCTTGAGAATTCAGGTACTACCTTGGCTTAATTACTTTATAGAAACTTACTCATCCTTAGTCAAATCACAGAACTGAGTAATAGCACTGTTATATTCCAGCTATCAATGACAGGAAGAACATTTTTCAACATGATCGGCTTTTTTCGTTGTTGTTAAATAATTGCTATTTAATTCATGGCAGCAACAGGCAAAATAAGGCCTAATAAGCAAATAGTTATAGATctaaaatttactgaaatcaaAAATAGTGGGACTTTTATATTGTATATTCTAGATTTCATTTAAAAGCActttttatattgaatttttcatgtttctcaacTTACGTAAAATTAACCATAAATTTAACCATGAAGTTAAAAAGCCTTTAGAAGTTACcccatttaaataaatatttcatgaaacaAATCAGTGATGCACCCTGGTAAGATAGTACTGCATACAGTTCAACTTAACTACGTGATTGTATCATCATGGTGTTATGGCTCTGGTTTTTGAAAAGAGTAAGTTAAAAATCTGAGCAAAGATCATTGTAAAGAACACAAAGTAGTAATTATTAGCTACTCagtcacatttaaaataaatacattgatAAAGACATCATCAAGATAGTgaaatagatggtccctagcatctCTTCCTCCTACAGACaattaatttacaactattaaaaagcaaagactgccaacttGGGACTGCTGAATtaggggaaaaggaagagagacctgtggagctcatgaaggcaagagaagccacagtGAGGAAGAAGGGACTGCTCAACCTATTTGAATCCCTGGCTGTTTCAGGACTGGCCCCGATAAGTACAGTAAGAAGTAGCACACAGAGCAGAAGCTTTCAAAAGCCTCAGTTGTGCCCTTTgggtgaagttgcttggagtctgcaaGGGAGAAGAGCACACCAAACCAGTTCCCCATCCAGTGAGACCACTGACAGAGTTCCTGTAgacacacataggagcaaggggccacagcaACCAAAGATAAAAGaacacccagaggccagtgagtcatcacaagggacctgtgCATGACCCACCCCCCCGGGAAACATTTGGAGTGTGGGGAGAGGTTGGCCCACTGGGGAAACATTGGGACATAGCATGGGCAGCTGATCACCTTTCCAGTCAGCACAGAcccactcagtagagactggtcagggagatagaactgcagggggcacaaTTTGCTGGAAAGATGCAGTCCTGAGTGACAGTTCCTACACAGCACCAGTGTATCTGACTTCACAAGACTCAAGTGGTTCAAAGGCCAAGaattaaaacctgag encodes the following:
- the MANEA gene encoding glycoprotein endo-alpha-1,2-mannosidase, with amino-acid sequence MAKFRRRTCIILSLFILFIFSMMMGLKMLRPNTATFAAPFGLDLLPELHQRTIHLGKKFDFQKNDRINSETNTKNLKSVEITMKPSKASELNLEELPPLNYYLHVFYYSWYGNPQFDGKYIHWNHPILEHWDSRIAKNYPQGRHNPPDDIGSSFYPELGSYSSRDPSVIETHMRQMRSASIGVLALSWYPPDSNDENGEPSDDLVPTILDKAHKYNLKVTFHIEPYSNRDDQNMYKNVKYIIDKYGNHPAFYRYKTSTGNALPLFYVYDSYITKPEKWANLLTTSGSQSVRNSPYDGLFIALLVEEKHKHDILQSGFDGIYTYFATNGFTYGSSHQNWASLKFFCDKHNLIFIPSVGPGYIDTSIRPWNTQNTRNRINGKYYETALNAALQTHPNLISITSFNEWHEGTQIEKAVPKRTSNTVYLDYRPHKPGVYLELTRKWSEKYSKERVTYAFDHQLPVS